A window from Apostichopus japonicus isolate 1M-3 chromosome 2, ASM3797524v1, whole genome shotgun sequence encodes these proteins:
- the LOC139984947 gene encoding uncharacterized protein isoform X1 yields the protein MAHTLRWFLLLCFTRCFSDYGFPTTVADLSYDKGCRISDSDACGPSGVCECYFAENVSFINCTGKSLTRIPRNIPLNATAIKFDYNQLECIPTNYMLRFDKLIRFTTIENLLKRSFLLPSRLYLFDVTGNKLEDIDYFFIDCRTLSKVDLAENRIKQIPDWVFRNCSRMTDLSFQDNLIEVIGNRNLAGLSSLRFLRLHGLKQLRKIEQLAFRDLFNLETLIIYSCHKLDNIPTGLFTNCKKLNKLTLRDNHITRFQDGVFTGLQNLIQLSFGANVFLHNGISGGTLAGIHSISNLLVYKANIDALPEDLFSTVQLNGTVDFGGNKLRSLPAKLFSYRIYKIKALYLYHNLLQSIPSGIFCNLEYLENIYLFGNKITRLPESMMLGTSVTNIFLFQNNIDQISGAPFFTGRNDSEVKLVHLQGNPLRTVEPSAISGISESGLIILYCDFITIPWTARAVNISCVGNTYTPVIEFDDYAARSLRRSGFHCSSISQSSNCTACAVGTYGSEKADGCLGCPRGGFYQNEVGQSATDGGIACKKCNNGTFVMNGEGTSPLSCEVCPDGTDKSKPAEYRACFCLENYYRTYRFGQCYLCQREGMKCSGEYASIGYGYYWNWSYTDVNKYIDFVNNLKCPTNEYRNDTLYFADPLPMVHNCPQAFKCDNKENDIEGNCAKGYKGWLCSSCDDNYYAALGYCHECPPLYIFLLEMTILLIVIVTFLSYIIYQLRRENSRVIRSIADISIARGKIILAFYQIMGEFWDSLDVMNWPIYFQWVATVMVYLQFDVSFIFVKPSCYVNISVTPYEEFVIGISFPLLLISTTKILFMGMTCWLRACKDPEEVERREKKSKQYKEKIMMLVLSMLFVTYTYTCNVIFALYGQTCEKFYLDEDQLQFVSLMRSDYSIECKTKLHAKYTTAAYIATIYVVLFPGYLFIQLWRYSTKDCDHSSSVQDGTCRRKKYPPWLYFLCENYKPAFWYWEIVELGRKVLQTIVVILYGYDSSLSILVSVTIAVIFLSLNAAYAPMKDHFEHRLQQASLWAIFLNMLVAAVPIPADQDSAALITGGLLCVINLGVLLIIIGKIISQIILQIKSFTHKCKTREDMELRQPLIMEARRT from the exons TACCACAATCGAAAACTTGTTGAAGCGTTCATTTCTTCTACCGTCAAGGCTATATCTATT tgACGTTACTGGTAACAAACTGGAAGACATTGACTATTTCTTCATCGATTGCCGAACGTTATCAAAAGT GGATCTTGCTGAGAATAGAATAAAACAAATTCCGGATTGGGTGTTTCGTAACTGTTCCCGGATGACCGATCT GTCTTTTCAGGACAATTTGATAGAAGTGATTGGAAATCGAAACCTTGCAGGGTTATCCTCCCTTCGTTTCCT CCGTTTACATGGACTAAAGCAATTAAGGAAGATTGAGCAGCTCGCATTTCGTGATCTCTTCAATTTGGAGACATT AATCATCTACAGTTGTCACAAATTGGATAACATCCCGACGGGACTCTTCACAAATTGCAAGAAACTAAATAAGCT TACTTTGCGAGACAATCACATCACCAGATTTCAAGACGGGGTTTTCACTGGATTACAGAATCTTATACAGTT ATCATTTGGTGCAAATGTATTCCTGCACAACGGTATTTCTGGAGGGACATTGGCAGGTATTCACTCCATCTCTAACTT ACTCGTCTATAAGGCAAACATAGATGCTTTGCCGGAAGATTTATTTTCCACAGTTCAATTGAACGGCACAGT TGATTTTGGAGGTAACAAACTTCGGAGCCTGCCAGCTAAGCTGTTCTCGTATAGAATTTACAAGATAAAGGCTCTATATCTGTATCACAACCTACTACAAAGTATACCAAGTGGTATCTTCTGCAATCTGGAATACCTTGAAAACAT CTATTTGTTCGGAAACAAGATCACAAGGCTGCCTGAGAGTATGATGCTTGGGACGTCTGTCACCAATAT ATTTCTTTTTCAGAATAATATTGACCAAATATCAGGAGCGCCTTTCTTCACCGGCCGTAACGATAGCGAAGTCAAGCTCGT ACATTTGCAGGGGAACCCATTACGCACTGTAGAGCCATCCGCTATTTCAGGAATCTCCGAGAGTGGTTTAAT AATCTTGTACTGCGACTTCATCACAATTCCATGGACAGCGCGTGCGGTAAACAT ATCATGCGTTGGGAATACTTACACACCTGTAATTGAATTTGATGATTACGCGGCCAGATCACTACGAAGAAGTGGATTTCATTGTTCGTCGATTTCTCAATCTTCGAATTGTACTGCGTGTGCCGTTGGAACCTACGGGAGCGAAAAAGCAGATGGGTGTCTCGGCTGTCCACGAG GTggattttaccaaaatgaagtAGGCCAGTCTGCTACCGATGGTGGCATAGCTTGTAAGAAATGTAATAACGGAACATTCGTTATGAACGGCGAAGGTACAAGTCCATTGAGCTGTGAGGTTTGTCCTGATGGAACAGATAAGTCGAAACCAGCAGAATACCGAGCCTGTTTTTGTCTAGAAAACTATTATCGTACATATCGTTTTGGTCAATGCTATCTTTGTCAGAGAGAAGGAATGAAGTGTTCCGGCGAATATGCCTCGATAGGCTATGGCTATTATTGGAATTGGAGCTATACTGACGTAAACAAATACATCGACTTCGTGAACAATTTGAAATGTCCGACGAACGAGTACCGCAACGACACACTATATTTCGCAGATCCCCTACCAATGGTTCATAATTGTCCGCAAGCTTTTAAATGTGATAACAAAGAAAACGACATCGAAGGGAATTGTGCCAAAGGTTACAAAGGATGGCTTTGTTCTTCCTGTGACGACAACTACTACGCTGCGTTAGGTTACTGTCATGAATGCCCCCCTCTCTACATTTTCCTACTAGAAATGACAATTTTGCTAATTGTTATTGTTACGTTCTTAAGTTATATCATTTATCAACTCCGGCGTGAAAATTCAAGGGTGATTAGATCCATTGCCGATATTTCGATCGCTCGTGGTAAAATCATATTAGCATTTTATCAAATTATGGGCGAATTCTGGGATTCCCTCGACGTTATGAACTGGCCAATATACTTTCAATGGGTTGCGACCGTTATGGTATATTTACAATTCGACGTCTCTTTCATTTTCGTGAAACCAAGCTGTTATGTGAATATATCTGTGACTCCGTATGAAGAATTTGTTATCGGAATCTCTTTCCCATTGCTGCTGATCTCCACAACAAAGATTTTATTCATGGGTATGACGTGTTGGCTGAGAGCTTGTAAAGACCCCGAAGAAGTGGAAAGAAGAGAGAAGAAATCAAAACAATATAAGGAGAAAATAATGATGTTGGTTTTGTCTATGTTATTCGTGacttatacatatacatgcaaTGTCATATTTGCTCTTTACGGTCAGACCTGCGAAAAGTTCTATCTTGACGAGGATCAACTACAATTTGTCTCTCTGATGAGGTCGGACTATTCCATTGAATGCAAAACAAAGCTACATGCCAAGTACACTACTGCTGCTTACATCGCAACTATATATGTAGTTCTGTTTCCTGGATATCTGTTCATACAACTTTGGCGGTATTCAACCAAGGATTGCGACCATTCATCGTCGGTACAAGATGGAACGTGCCGCCGGAAAAAGTACCCTCCTTGGTTGTACTTCCTATGTGAGAATTACAAACCAGCGTTTTGGTATTGGGAAATAGTTGAGCTAGGACGGAAAGTGTTGCAGACAATTGTGGTTATATTATATGGATATGACAGTAGCCTCTCTATCTTAGTGAGTGTTACAATAGCTGTAATCTTCCTTTCTCTGAATGCCGCCTATGCACCCATGAAGGACCACTTTGAACATCGACTCCAG CAAGCATCACTGTGGGCGATATTTCTAAACATGTTGGTTGCAGCAGTGCCCATTCCTGCCGACCAAGATTCCGCAGCTCTGATAACGGGTGGACTGTTATGTGTAATCAACCTCGGTGTTCTGCTCATTATCATTG GTAAGATAATCAGCCAGATAATCCTTCAAATCAAGAGCTTCACTCACAAATGTAAGACACGTGAAGACATGGAACTGAGACAGCCTCTGATAATGGAAGCTCGACGTACCTAA
- the LOC139984947 gene encoding uncharacterized protein isoform X3, with the protein MAHTLRWFLLLCFTRCFSDYGFPTTVADLSYDKGCRISDSDACGPSGVCECYFAENVSFINCTGKSLTRIPRNIPLNATAIKFDYNQLECIPTNYMLRFDKLIRFTTIENLLKRSFLLPSRLYLFDVTGNKLEDIDYFFIDCRTLSKVDLAENRIKQIPDWVFRNCSRMTDLSFHDNLIEVIGNRNLAGLSSLRLLRLHGLKQLRKIEQLAFRDLFNLETLIIYSCHKLDNIPTGLFTNCKKLNKLTLRDNHITRFQDGVFTGLQNLIQLSFGANVFLHNGISGGTLAGIHSISNLLVYKANIDALPEDLFSTVQLNGTVDFGGNKLRSLPAKLFSYRIYKIKALYLYHNLLQSIPSGIFCNLEYLENIYLFGNKITRLPESMMLGTSVTNIFLFQNNIDQISGAPFFTGRNDSEVKLVHLQGNPLRTVEPSAISGISESGLIILYCDFITIPWTARAVNISCVGNTYTPVIEFDDYAARSLRRSGFHCSSISQSSNCTACAVGTYGSEKADGCLGCPRGGFYQNEVGQSATDGGIACKKCNNGTFVMNGEGTSPLSCEVCPDGTDKSKPAEYRACFCLENYYRTYRFGQCYLCQREGMKCSGEYASIGYGYYWNWSYTDVNKYIDFVNNLKCPTNEYRNDTLYFADPLPMVHNCPQAFKCDNKENDIEGNCAKGYKGWLCSSCDDNYYAALGYCHECPPLYIFLLEMTILLIVIVTFLSYIIYQLRRENSRVIRSIADISIARGKIILAFYQIMGEFWDSLDVMNWPIYFQWVATVMVYLQFDVSFIFVKPSCYVNISVTPYEEFVIGISFPLLLISTTKILFMGMTCWLRACKDPEEVERREKKSKQYKEKIMMLVLSMLFVTYTYTCNVIFALYGQTCEKFYLDEDQLQFVSLMRSDYSIECKTKLHAKYTTAAYIATIYVVLFPGYLFIQLWRYSTKDCDHSSSVQDGTCRRKKYPPWLYFLCENYKPAFWYWEIVELGRKVLQTIVVILYGYDSSLSILVSVTIAVIFLSLNAAYAPMKDHFEHRLQQASLWAIFLNMLVAAVPIPADQDSAALITGGLLCVINLGVLLIIIGKIISQIILQIKSFTHKCKTREDMELRQPLIMEARRT; encoded by the exons TACCACAATCGAAAACTTGTTGAAGCGTTCATTTCTTCTACCGTCAAGGCTATATCTATT tgACGTTACTGGTAACAAACTGGAAGACATTGACTATTTCTTCATCGATTGCCGAACGTTATCAAAAGT GGATCTTGCTGAGAATAGAATAAAACAAATTCCGGATTGGGTGTTTCGTAACTGTTCCCGGATGACCGATCT GTCTTTTCACGACAATTTGATAGAAGTGATTGGAAATCGAAACCTTGCAGGGTTATCCTCCCTTCGTTTACT CCGTTTACATGGACTAAAGCAATTAAGGAAGATTGAGCAGCTCGCATTTCGTGATCTCTTCAATTTGGAGACATT AATCATCTACAGTTGTCACAAATTGGATAACATCCCGACGGGACTCTTCACAAATTGCAAGAAACTAAATAAGCT TACTTTGCGAGACAATCACATCACCAGATTTCAAGACGGGGTTTTCACTGGATTACAGAATCTTATACAGTT ATCATTTGGTGCAAATGTATTCCTGCACAACGGTATTTCTGGAGGGACATTGGCAGGTATTCACTCCATCTCTAACTT ACTCGTCTATAAGGCAAACATAGATGCTTTGCCGGAAGATTTATTTTCCACAGTTCAATTGAACGGCACAGT TGATTTTGGAGGTAACAAACTTCGGAGCCTGCCAGCTAAGCTGTTCTCGTATAGAATTTACAAGATAAAGGCTCTATATCTGTATCACAACCTACTACAAAGTATACCAAGTGGTATCTTCTGCAATCTGGAATACCTTGAAAACAT CTATTTGTTCGGAAACAAGATCACAAGGCTGCCTGAGAGTATGATGCTTGGGACGTCTGTCACCAATAT ATTTCTTTTTCAGAATAATATTGACCAAATATCAGGAGCGCCTTTCTTCACCGGCCGTAACGATAGCGAAGTCAAGCTCGT ACATTTGCAGGGGAACCCATTACGCACTGTAGAGCCATCCGCTATTTCAGGAATCTCCGAGAGTGGTTTAAT AATCTTGTACTGCGACTTCATCACAATTCCATGGACAGCGCGTGCGGTAAACAT ATCATGCGTTGGGAATACTTACACACCTGTAATTGAATTTGATGATTACGCGGCCAGATCACTACGAAGAAGTGGATTTCATTGTTCGTCGATTTCTCAATCTTCGAATTGTACTGCGTGTGCCGTTGGAACCTACGGGAGCGAAAAAGCAGATGGGTGTCTCGGCTGTCCACGAG GTggattttaccaaaatgaagtAGGCCAGTCTGCTACCGATGGTGGCATAGCTTGTAAGAAATGTAATAACGGAACATTCGTTATGAACGGCGAAGGTACAAGTCCATTGAGCTGTGAGGTTTGTCCTGATGGAACAGATAAGTCGAAACCAGCAGAATACCGAGCCTGTTTTTGTCTAGAAAACTATTATCGTACATATCGTTTTGGTCAATGCTATCTTTGTCAGAGAGAAGGAATGAAGTGTTCCGGCGAATATGCCTCGATAGGCTATGGCTATTATTGGAATTGGAGCTATACTGACGTAAACAAATACATCGACTTCGTGAACAATTTGAAATGTCCGACGAACGAGTACCGCAACGACACACTATATTTCGCAGATCCCCTACCAATGGTTCATAATTGTCCGCAAGCTTTTAAATGTGATAACAAAGAAAACGACATCGAAGGGAATTGTGCCAAAGGTTACAAAGGATGGCTTTGTTCTTCCTGTGACGACAACTACTACGCTGCGTTAGGTTACTGTCATGAATGCCCCCCTCTCTACATTTTCCTACTAGAAATGACAATTTTGCTAATTGTTATTGTTACGTTCTTAAGTTATATCATTTATCAACTCCGGCGTGAAAATTCAAGGGTGATTAGATCCATTGCCGATATTTCGATCGCTCGTGGTAAAATCATATTAGCATTTTATCAAATTATGGGCGAATTCTGGGATTCCCTCGACGTTATGAACTGGCCAATATACTTTCAATGGGTTGCGACCGTTATGGTATATTTACAATTCGACGTCTCTTTCATTTTCGTGAAACCAAGCTGTTATGTGAATATATCTGTGACTCCGTATGAAGAATTTGTTATCGGAATCTCTTTCCCATTGCTGCTGATCTCCACAACAAAGATTTTATTCATGGGTATGACGTGTTGGCTGAGAGCTTGTAAAGACCCCGAAGAAGTGGAAAGAAGAGAGAAGAAATCAAAACAATATAAGGAGAAAATAATGATGTTGGTTTTGTCTATGTTATTCGTGacttatacatatacatgcaaTGTCATATTTGCTCTTTACGGTCAGACCTGCGAAAAGTTCTATCTTGACGAGGATCAACTACAATTTGTCTCTCTGATGAGGTCGGACTATTCCATTGAATGCAAAACAAAGCTACATGCCAAGTACACTACTGCTGCTTACATCGCAACTATATATGTAGTTCTGTTTCCTGGATATCTGTTCATACAACTTTGGCGGTATTCAACCAAGGATTGCGACCATTCATCGTCGGTACAAGATGGAACGTGCCGCCGGAAAAAGTACCCTCCTTGGTTGTACTTCCTATGTGAGAATTACAAACCAGCGTTTTGGTATTGGGAAATAGTTGAGCTAGGACGGAAAGTGTTGCAGACAATTGTGGTTATATTATATGGATATGACAGTAGCCTCTCTATCTTAGTGAGTGTTACAATAGCTGTAATCTTCCTTTCTCTGAATGCCGCCTATGCACCCATGAAGGACCACTTTGAACATCGACTCCAG CAAGCATCACTGTGGGCGATATTTCTAAACATGTTGGTTGCAGCAGTGCCCATTCCTGCCGACCAAGATTCCGCAGCTCTGATAACGGGTGGACTGTTATGTGTAATCAACCTCGGTGTTCTGCTCATTATCATTG GTAAGATAATCAGCCAGATAATCCTTCAAATCAAGAGCTTCACTCACAAATGTAAGACACGTGAAGACATGGAACTGAGACAGCCTCTGATAATGGAAGCTCGACGTACCTAA
- the LOC139984947 gene encoding uncharacterized protein isoform X4: MAHTLRWFLLLCFTRCFSDYGFPTTVADLSYDKGCRISDSDACGPSGVCECYFAENVSFINCTGKSLTRIPRNIPLNATAIKFDYNQLECIPTNYMLRFDKLIRFDVTGNKLEDIDYFFIDCRTLSKVDLAENRIKQIPDWVFRNCSRMTDLSFQDNLIEVIGNRNLAGLSSLRFLRLHGLKQLRKIEQLAFRDLFNLETLIIYSCHKLDNIPTGLFTNCKKLNKLTLRDNHITRFQDGVFTGLQNLIQLSFGANVFLHNGISGGTLAGIHSISNLLVYKANIDALPEDLFSTVQLNGTVDFGGNKLRSLPAKLFSYRIYKIKALYLYHNLLQSIPSGIFCNLEYLENIYLFGNKITRLPESMMLGTSVTNIFLFQNNIDQISGAPFFTGRNDSEVKLVHLQGNPLRTVEPSAISGISESGLIILYCDFITIPWTARAVNISCVGNTYTPVIEFDDYAARSLRRSGFHCSSISQSSNCTACAVGTYGSEKADGCLGCPRGGFYQNEVGQSATDGGIACKKCNNGTFVMNGEGTSPLSCEVCPDGTDKSKPAEYRACFCLENYYRTYRFGQCYLCQREGMKCSGEYASIGYGYYWNWSYTDVNKYIDFVNNLKCPTNEYRNDTLYFADPLPMVHNCPQAFKCDNKENDIEGNCAKGYKGWLCSSCDDNYYAALGYCHECPPLYIFLLEMTILLIVIVTFLSYIIYQLRRENSRVIRSIADISIARGKIILAFYQIMGEFWDSLDVMNWPIYFQWVATVMVYLQFDVSFIFVKPSCYVNISVTPYEEFVIGISFPLLLISTTKILFMGMTCWLRACKDPEEVERREKKSKQYKEKIMMLVLSMLFVTYTYTCNVIFALYGQTCEKFYLDEDQLQFVSLMRSDYSIECKTKLHAKYTTAAYIATIYVVLFPGYLFIQLWRYSTKDCDHSSSVQDGTCRRKKYPPWLYFLCENYKPAFWYWEIVELGRKVLQTIVVILYGYDSSLSILVSVTIAVIFLSLNAAYAPMKDHFEHRLQQASLWAIFLNMLVAAVPIPADQDSAALITGGLLCVINLGVLLIIIGKIISQIILQIKSFTHKCKTREDMELRQPLIMEARRT; encoded by the exons tgACGTTACTGGTAACAAACTGGAAGACATTGACTATTTCTTCATCGATTGCCGAACGTTATCAAAAGT GGATCTTGCTGAGAATAGAATAAAACAAATTCCGGATTGGGTGTTTCGTAACTGTTCCCGGATGACCGATCT GTCTTTTCAGGACAATTTGATAGAAGTGATTGGAAATCGAAACCTTGCAGGGTTATCCTCCCTTCGTTTCCT CCGTTTACATGGACTAAAGCAATTAAGGAAGATTGAGCAGCTCGCATTTCGTGATCTCTTCAATTTGGAGACATT AATCATCTACAGTTGTCACAAATTGGATAACATCCCGACGGGACTCTTCACAAATTGCAAGAAACTAAATAAGCT TACTTTGCGAGACAATCACATCACCAGATTTCAAGACGGGGTTTTCACTGGATTACAGAATCTTATACAGTT ATCATTTGGTGCAAATGTATTCCTGCACAACGGTATTTCTGGAGGGACATTGGCAGGTATTCACTCCATCTCTAACTT ACTCGTCTATAAGGCAAACATAGATGCTTTGCCGGAAGATTTATTTTCCACAGTTCAATTGAACGGCACAGT TGATTTTGGAGGTAACAAACTTCGGAGCCTGCCAGCTAAGCTGTTCTCGTATAGAATTTACAAGATAAAGGCTCTATATCTGTATCACAACCTACTACAAAGTATACCAAGTGGTATCTTCTGCAATCTGGAATACCTTGAAAACAT CTATTTGTTCGGAAACAAGATCACAAGGCTGCCTGAGAGTATGATGCTTGGGACGTCTGTCACCAATAT ATTTCTTTTTCAGAATAATATTGACCAAATATCAGGAGCGCCTTTCTTCACCGGCCGTAACGATAGCGAAGTCAAGCTCGT ACATTTGCAGGGGAACCCATTACGCACTGTAGAGCCATCCGCTATTTCAGGAATCTCCGAGAGTGGTTTAAT AATCTTGTACTGCGACTTCATCACAATTCCATGGACAGCGCGTGCGGTAAACAT ATCATGCGTTGGGAATACTTACACACCTGTAATTGAATTTGATGATTACGCGGCCAGATCACTACGAAGAAGTGGATTTCATTGTTCGTCGATTTCTCAATCTTCGAATTGTACTGCGTGTGCCGTTGGAACCTACGGGAGCGAAAAAGCAGATGGGTGTCTCGGCTGTCCACGAG GTggattttaccaaaatgaagtAGGCCAGTCTGCTACCGATGGTGGCATAGCTTGTAAGAAATGTAATAACGGAACATTCGTTATGAACGGCGAAGGTACAAGTCCATTGAGCTGTGAGGTTTGTCCTGATGGAACAGATAAGTCGAAACCAGCAGAATACCGAGCCTGTTTTTGTCTAGAAAACTATTATCGTACATATCGTTTTGGTCAATGCTATCTTTGTCAGAGAGAAGGAATGAAGTGTTCCGGCGAATATGCCTCGATAGGCTATGGCTATTATTGGAATTGGAGCTATACTGACGTAAACAAATACATCGACTTCGTGAACAATTTGAAATGTCCGACGAACGAGTACCGCAACGACACACTATATTTCGCAGATCCCCTACCAATGGTTCATAATTGTCCGCAAGCTTTTAAATGTGATAACAAAGAAAACGACATCGAAGGGAATTGTGCCAAAGGTTACAAAGGATGGCTTTGTTCTTCCTGTGACGACAACTACTACGCTGCGTTAGGTTACTGTCATGAATGCCCCCCTCTCTACATTTTCCTACTAGAAATGACAATTTTGCTAATTGTTATTGTTACGTTCTTAAGTTATATCATTTATCAACTCCGGCGTGAAAATTCAAGGGTGATTAGATCCATTGCCGATATTTCGATCGCTCGTGGTAAAATCATATTAGCATTTTATCAAATTATGGGCGAATTCTGGGATTCCCTCGACGTTATGAACTGGCCAATATACTTTCAATGGGTTGCGACCGTTATGGTATATTTACAATTCGACGTCTCTTTCATTTTCGTGAAACCAAGCTGTTATGTGAATATATCTGTGACTCCGTATGAAGAATTTGTTATCGGAATCTCTTTCCCATTGCTGCTGATCTCCACAACAAAGATTTTATTCATGGGTATGACGTGTTGGCTGAGAGCTTGTAAAGACCCCGAAGAAGTGGAAAGAAGAGAGAAGAAATCAAAACAATATAAGGAGAAAATAATGATGTTGGTTTTGTCTATGTTATTCGTGacttatacatatacatgcaaTGTCATATTTGCTCTTTACGGTCAGACCTGCGAAAAGTTCTATCTTGACGAGGATCAACTACAATTTGTCTCTCTGATGAGGTCGGACTATTCCATTGAATGCAAAACAAAGCTACATGCCAAGTACACTACTGCTGCTTACATCGCAACTATATATGTAGTTCTGTTTCCTGGATATCTGTTCATACAACTTTGGCGGTATTCAACCAAGGATTGCGACCATTCATCGTCGGTACAAGATGGAACGTGCCGCCGGAAAAAGTACCCTCCTTGGTTGTACTTCCTATGTGAGAATTACAAACCAGCGTTTTGGTATTGGGAAATAGTTGAGCTAGGACGGAAAGTGTTGCAGACAATTGTGGTTATATTATATGGATATGACAGTAGCCTCTCTATCTTAGTGAGTGTTACAATAGCTGTAATCTTCCTTTCTCTGAATGCCGCCTATGCACCCATGAAGGACCACTTTGAACATCGACTCCAG CAAGCATCACTGTGGGCGATATTTCTAAACATGTTGGTTGCAGCAGTGCCCATTCCTGCCGACCAAGATTCCGCAGCTCTGATAACGGGTGGACTGTTATGTGTAATCAACCTCGGTGTTCTGCTCATTATCATTG GTAAGATAATCAGCCAGATAATCCTTCAAATCAAGAGCTTCACTCACAAATGTAAGACACGTGAAGACATGGAACTGAGACAGCCTCTGATAATGGAAGCTCGACGTACCTAA